A stretch of DNA from Atribacterota bacterium:
TAAAACTCTTTTTTCCTCAGATAGCTTTAGCTTAAGAATTCCTTCCGAACCGACTCCAGAAGGAATTTTCTTATAAAGGTATTCTACCAGCTGATTCATCTTATCTTTTACATCTTTAAGTTTTAAATTGGAACGAATCAACCTTACACCGCAATTTATATCGAATCCAACTCCTCCTGGTGAAATTACCCCATCTTCCAGGCGAGTTGCTGCTACACCACCTATAGGAAAGCCATATCCCCAGTGAATATCTGGCATGGCTAAAGAATAACCAACAATACCAGGCAAAAAGGCAACATTAGCTACCTGGCCAGGAGCTTGATCACTAATAATCTGCTTTAATAGGCTCTGAGAAGCATAAATGCGTCCATCTACCAGCATTCCAGGACGATATTCTTTTGGTATATCCCAAATATAAGGTCCTTTCTGTTTTAATATCTCTTCCCATTTATCTTTCATAGAATCAACCCCTTTTTTATTGTAAGCAAGATAAAAAGATGATACTTAGGTTATCTCCTTTATTAAAATTCTAAGGTATTTAGCATTAAATATCAAATACTATATTTGCTGTCCATCTCCCGTCTGGATCCTGGTAAACACTTAAATCATGATAGGTAACAGCCTTGATCTCTTTAACAATTCGGTAGGGAGAACTTTTTATCTCTATTGCGCTGGCTTTAGATTTAATCATTTCTTCAGTCATAGAATTAATGATATAATCATCAAAGATAACAAATTCAGTAACATGAATATAAAGTAAATCACTTAACCAGGTAATCATTAAATCTTCAATATTAGAAGCACTACTTTCTATTTTGTAGTAATTTTTGGGTCTATTTTGAACAGGAGATACCGGGACACTAGTAATAAGAAAGAACATCCCCCGAGCGGCATTGAGAAACAATTCCTGTTTGTTCTTGCCATATATTTTCAAACCTATATCAGCTGTGTGATCTACTAATTCAAAATCCTTATCTGTATTCATTTAGATAATCTCCTGAAATAAAAAAACTCCCGCCTGCTGGTACTCGCTACCTTAGGGACGAGAGTTCACTCACGTGGTGCCACCCTAATTTAATAGAAAGATCTATCCTTAATCAATAGCAAAAGACATATGAAAATTTTAGATTTTACGTAATATAAATATACTAAATTGTTGGGAAGATGGATTTCAATCAAGTTTGCCACCGCTTTCCACCTGGTACGGCTCTCTGTAAACAAACTTTAATTTACTCTTCTTCCGATCTGTCATGATATCAATTCTTGTTCCTGATAAGATTATAGATTCTATCTACTTTTATGTCAACAAACCTACCGACCAAATACAGCTTATTCCAGATATATTCAAGAAGAATTTTGCTTGTTTAAGAAACGAACATATTCTTCCAAACCTATCTCATGCAAACCACTCTCAGTCGGAATTCCATCATTAGTCCAATTTCTAAGTTTATAGTACTCATCTAACGCTTTGTCATGAGGTAACGGAACTCTTCCCGCACGAGGACCGGTCTGAGCTGGTATGGTCATCTTTTTGGGTAGAACATCATCCTTACGAGAAATTCCATCACGAACATTAATTATTCTTTCCAAAACAAAGCCCCGTTCACCCGCTTTTTCCAGATCCTGAACCGTCCAGTTCCATCCCGTAGCAGCATTTAGAATTTCAATAATTTCACTCAACGAAAGTTTTGGAACTCTTAGAATAAACTTACAAACACTTAGACTATTAGCCAGACTGCTCATATTCTGTTGATGTATGACATATTGAGGAACTTCCTCCATAGTTCTGGCAGGTGCTTCCATTCCTAACTCGGGATAGAAGAATCCCTGGGCGTCTGCCCTTTCATGGCAGGCTCCCCTGGTACCGGTAGCATAATTTAAACCAGCCGCTAGATGACATCTGGGATCATGAGCAGGATAATCCATATTTTTGACATGAACTATCAAATCTTCTGTCTCAGGACCAATCCTCTTGGCTGCACCAACAATACCTTCTTGGAAGTATCCACCAATACCTTCCAAGCGGGCAATCTTCTCAGTTAACTGCACCAGTACTTTTCCATCCCCCCAATTTATCGCTATACCATCGGTGTCTTTT
This window harbors:
- a CDS encoding archease, giving the protein MNTDKDFELVDHTADIGLKIYGKNKQELFLNAARGMFFLITSVPVSPVQNRPKNYYKIESSASNIEDLMITWLSDLLYIHVTEFVIFDDYIINSMTEEMIKSKASAIEIKSSPYRIVKEIKAVTYHDLSVYQDPDGRWTANIVFDI